A single genomic interval of uncultured Desulfobacter sp. harbors:
- a CDS encoding alpha-isopropylmalate synthase regulatory domain-containing protein encodes MAIKKNETGTWVLDRTEIPGEARQEVEIFDTTLRDGEQGGVTFKGDSKLRIARFLADTGVSTIEVGFPSSTPLEFDTVKQIADTVEGPHICGLTTMDLENIKRTWQALENNPNPTIHVFTLNIDEASIRAYKADPNEQIEKASRAVAYAKELTGGKGRVEFSAQNTILALSQSLNPEYNFLQEYISKIYGHAIKAGADVINIPHTVAKGIEIEIQEAIQYFKMLVEGTDDVMLSFHAHNDFGVSVADTLAAIKQGVRQVEGTWYSLGERAGNTPLEQVIMNLSLKPSYNRKFFTSFKLEKTNAVARFIERESSIPIPYNAPGVGPNALRHGSGVHSDGDKKGKDIGENIYLPCSPEDIGWTGNTHQITKLTGVTGVTARLGELGFEFDKPFVREHIMPEIKSRDITYGDKELRMIGDDFRYTGKDHIEFEDYAFNKFAQSDDRHAQVVLIVDGEKKTSDPFTGKNGPINAVFSAIDDVLGLGEKKPKLVVYEPSNRGRTHSSVAEALVVLSGNGHELNYNLAAPVWVGKATHDDTITASAKAYVQALSRFMTDMKRKNGTDKN; translated from the coding sequence ATGGCGATCAAAAAAAATGAAACCGGGACATGGGTTCTGGACCGGACTGAAATTCCGGGTGAGGCCAGACAGGAAGTCGAAATCTTTGACACCACCCTGCGAGATGGTGAACAAGGCGGAGTAACCTTTAAAGGGGATTCAAAATTGAGAATTGCCCGGTTTCTTGCGGATACGGGGGTCAGTACCATAGAGGTTGGATTTCCCAGTTCAACCCCCTTGGAATTCGATACGGTAAAACAGATTGCCGATACCGTGGAAGGCCCCCATATCTGCGGACTGACCACCATGGATCTTGAAAATATCAAGCGGACATGGCAGGCCCTGGAAAACAATCCCAATCCCACCATTCACGTATTCACCCTTAACATCGACGAAGCATCCATCCGGGCATATAAGGCAGATCCCAATGAACAAATTGAAAAAGCCTCCCGGGCAGTTGCCTATGCAAAGGAATTGACAGGCGGTAAAGGCCGGGTGGAATTCTCAGCCCAGAACACCATCCTGGCCTTGTCCCAGTCCCTGAACCCGGAATACAATTTTCTCCAGGAGTATATCTCTAAAATCTATGGCCATGCGATTAAGGCAGGCGCAGACGTGATCAACATTCCCCATACCGTGGCCAAGGGAATTGAAATTGAAATCCAGGAAGCCATCCAGTACTTTAAGATGCTTGTGGAGGGCACGGATGACGTGATGCTCAGTTTCCACGCCCACAATGATTTCGGTGTCAGTGTCGCCGATACCCTTGCAGCCATTAAACAGGGCGTCAGACAGGTGGAAGGCACCTGGTATTCCCTGGGAGAAAGAGCCGGCAATACGCCGTTGGAACAGGTGATCATGAATCTTTCATTGAAACCTTCCTACAACCGAAAATTCTTTACGTCCTTTAAACTTGAAAAAACCAATGCCGTGGCAAGATTCATTGAAAGGGAAAGCAGCATTCCCATTCCCTACAATGCGCCGGGAGTCGGTCCCAATGCCCTGCGCCACGGATCAGGGGTCCATTCCGACGGCGACAAAAAAGGCAAGGACATTGGGGAAAATATTTACCTGCCCTGCTCACCCGAGGATATCGGCTGGACAGGCAACACCCACCAGATCACCAAGTTGACCGGAGTAACCGGGGTCACGGCCAGGCTTGGGGAGCTGGGGTTTGAATTTGACAAACCCTTTGTCCGGGAACACATCATGCCTGAAATCAAGTCCCGGGACATCACATATGGGGACAAGGAACTGCGGATGATCGGGGACGATTTCAGGTACACAGGCAAAGATCACATTGAGTTTGAGGATTACGCATTCAACAAATTTGCCCAGTCCGATGACCGCCATGCCCAGGTGGTGCTGATTGTTGACGGAGAGAAAAAGACAAGCGACCCCTTCACGGGTAAAAACGGACCTATCAATGCAGTATTCAGCGCCATTGACGATGTCCTGGGACTTGGTGAAAAAAAACCCAAACTCGTGGTTTATGAACCCAGCAACCGCGGACGGACCCACTCTTCGGTTGCAGAAGCACTGGTTGTACTTAGCGGCAACGGTCATGAACTCAACTATAACCTGGCTGCCCCAGTCTGGGTGGGTAAGGCAACCCATGACGATACTATCACGGCGTCTGCCAAAGCCTATGTCCAGGCTTTAAGCCGGTTTATGACGGACATGAAAAGAAAAAACGGAACGGATAAAAATTAA
- a CDS encoding TOBE domain-containing protein, translating to MNHKTTADDPLPAPQAPSQGGMDQGRMVSIPETDHCLDSIQLDRLEQAFRAWATQSPRADVQLSRRRILVIFLLIRYTGAKLNEVLALDPLKRIDFTRQLVDLGNGDPDSRTEPRIVRISATLASELEQMLNDPSFRRFLEKQFNVDPGFVRRKFYERAQALGFPKKLGGPEMIRKARAVELMQRNMPMPAVQTMLGHSTMNQTSAYVSFSKDDIAQVTKLFIEREASRKTSARNSFFGKIQALQKGDIQTRVTLTTAGGDTIEAVITNSSMDRLSLKESRLIMAEVKAPLVILYSGEKEPECTAENRFYGMIEQINAGRINTEYIVRIKDGTSLCAVVSTQGSQWLGLGVGDSVWAAFSCFSVVLNVD from the coding sequence ATGAATCATAAAACGACTGCTGACGACCCGTTACCGGCTCCCCAGGCACCCTCCCAGGGCGGTATGGACCAGGGACGCATGGTTTCAATCCCAGAGACAGACCATTGCCTGGATTCGATTCAGCTCGACCGTCTGGAACAGGCATTCAGGGCATGGGCAACCCAATCTCCCCGGGCAGATGTCCAATTATCCCGGCGCCGCATCCTGGTCATTTTTTTGCTGATCCGATACACGGGTGCGAAGTTAAATGAAGTTCTGGCCCTTGATCCTCTTAAACGAATTGATTTCACTCGGCAGTTGGTGGATTTGGGTAATGGAGATCCGGATTCCCGGACAGAACCGAGAATCGTCAGGATTTCGGCCACTCTTGCTTCTGAACTTGAACAGATGCTTAACGATCCGTCATTCAGGCGCTTTCTGGAAAAGCAATTCAATGTTGATCCCGGGTTTGTCCGGCGCAAATTTTACGAGCGGGCCCAGGCTTTAGGCTTTCCCAAGAAGCTTGGCGGCCCGGAAATGATCCGGAAGGCAAGGGCTGTGGAGTTGATGCAGCGCAATATGCCCATGCCGGCCGTACAGACCATGCTGGGTCATTCAACCATGAACCAGACCAGTGCTTATGTCTCTTTTTCCAAAGATGACATTGCGCAGGTCACAAAACTTTTCATCGAAAGGGAAGCGTCGCGTAAAACCAGTGCCAGAAATTCATTTTTCGGCAAAATCCAGGCGCTTCAAAAAGGAGACATCCAGACCCGGGTCACATTGACAACCGCCGGAGGTGACACCATTGAGGCTGTGATCACCAACAGCAGCATGGACCGGCTTTCACTAAAAGAATCAAGACTGATTATGGCAGAGGTCAAAGCCCCTCTGGTGATCTTGTACAGCGGAGAAAAAGAGCCGGAATGCACTGCCGAGAACCGGTTTTACGGCATGATCGAGCAGATCAATGCCGGACGGATCAATACGGAATATATCGTGCGTATCAAAGACGGAACATCATTATGCGCCGTGGTGTCAACACAGGGCTCCCAATGGCTGGGTCTTGGTGTGGGAGATTCTGTCTGGGCTGCTTTCAGTTGCTTTTCCGTTGTGCTGAATGTGGATTGA
- a CDS encoding sulfite exporter TauE/SafE family protein, giving the protein MVFHTAGIEVQPWIPPLVAFGISFFTSMGGISGAFLLLPFQMSFLGYVNPSVSATNQLFNVVAIPSGVFRYWREGRMVWPLTWVVVLGTLPGVFIGAFLRVAYLPDPARFKLFASAVLFYIGVKMIKALLKERNADPRPSTTRIRQFQNMNSCHASRPTDPEGLFSNGVTNPDASRFNLKRIRFIFDGQAFDISFWGIFSLSFIVGIVGGVYGIGGGSIIAPFFVTFFRLPVHTVAGATLMGTFITSIAGVAFYQMIAPFFPAMSVAPDWGLGLLFGLGGMAGMYLGAYCQKYVSATLIKWMLTGIIMFTAIRYAAPFVCL; this is encoded by the coding sequence ATGGTTTTTCATACTGCCGGTATTGAAGTTCAGCCCTGGATTCCGCCGTTGGTGGCGTTCGGGATTTCATTTTTCACCTCCATGGGCGGTATCTCCGGGGCCTTTCTTCTTCTGCCGTTTCAAATGTCGTTTCTGGGATATGTCAATCCTTCGGTCAGTGCAACCAACCAATTGTTCAATGTTGTTGCTATTCCCAGCGGTGTATTCCGGTATTGGCGGGAGGGACGAATGGTATGGCCCCTGACCTGGGTAGTGGTCCTGGGTACCCTTCCGGGTGTATTCATAGGGGCTTTTCTTCGGGTGGCATATCTGCCGGATCCGGCCCGGTTTAAACTGTTTGCATCTGCTGTTCTATTTTATATCGGGGTTAAAATGATAAAGGCATTACTGAAAGAACGTAATGCAGATCCCCGTCCCTCCACCACCCGTATACGACAATTTCAGAACATGAATAGCTGCCATGCTTCCCGGCCGACTGATCCCGAGGGCCTTTTTTCAAACGGTGTAACAAATCCGGACGCCTCCCGGTTTAATCTGAAGCGAATCAGATTCATTTTTGACGGCCAGGCGTTTGACATATCGTTTTGGGGTATCTTCAGCCTCAGTTTCATCGTGGGAATTGTGGGAGGTGTATATGGTATCGGTGGGGGATCCATTATTGCCCCGTTTTTTGTAACATTTTTCAGACTGCCGGTTCATACCGTGGCAGGTGCCACACTCATGGGAACCTTTATCACCTCAATCGCCGGGGTTGCCTTTTACCAGATGATCGCTCCTTTTTTTCCGGCCATGTCCGTGGCCCCGGACTGGGGCTTAGGCCTATTGTTCGGGCTTGGCGGGATGGCAGGGATGTACCTGGGCGCATATTGCCAAAAATATGTTTCGGCCACCCTGATCAAATGGATGCTCACAGGTATTATTATGTTTACAGCAATCCGGTATGCGGCTCCGTTTGTATGCCTTTAG
- a CDS encoding cation:proton antiporter has protein sequence MGIASDIAIIVVAGLIGGLFAQRLRQPLILGYILVGVMVGPFTGGVTVSNTHDIELLAEIGVALLLFALGLEFSLKELKPVARIALIGTPIQMLLSILLGFGIGKTFNWPFTDALWFGGLIALSSTMVILKTLMSQGRMGTLSSRVMIGMLIVQDLAVVPLMIILPKLNQLEAGLPALGWAAIKAATFLFLMVFIGTRLIPRLLAYIARHNSRELFLLAITAIGLGVGYGTYLFGLSFAFGAFIAGMVLSESDYGHQALSDIIPLRDIFGLLFFVSVGMLLDPAFLVKNWQTILIVVLLVSLGKGIIFSTLSRIFGYNNVIPLALGLGMFQVGEFSFVLARVGISTHSISNDLYSLTLATAIVTMLFTPLVSGLTAPLYRLRKRMFKKEPVQTTNLPDTGLRNHVVIAGGGRIGFHVGEILQRLDLAFVIIEIDYRRVTQAKSMGFPVIYGDVTRDVVLEAAKVKEANLVLITTPRIDVTGTVCSQIRQLNPDVNIVARAEGIEQMQALHDQGIQEVVQPEFEAGLQFTRQALLYLNIPATDIQKYSDAFRRELYAPLFKASQGAQTLSQLQKACDLLEFSWIKLVADSPVIGRTIKELDLRTKTGVSVVGVMHDGELQPNPDADYQLKAGELIAVMGNAQQLAEFQTLISPSQ, from the coding sequence ATGGGTATAGCTTCTGATATTGCAATTATTGTTGTGGCCGGTTTAATTGGCGGCCTTTTTGCCCAGCGGTTAAGACAGCCTTTAATCCTGGGATACATTCTGGTCGGTGTCATGGTGGGCCCGTTTACCGGCGGCGTCACAGTTTCCAATACCCACGACATCGAGTTATTAGCGGAGATTGGTGTTGCGCTTCTGCTTTTTGCCCTGGGACTGGAATTTTCACTGAAAGAACTAAAACCTGTGGCCCGGATTGCGTTGATCGGCACCCCGATACAGATGCTGCTGTCAATTCTCCTTGGCTTTGGCATCGGTAAAACATTTAACTGGCCTTTTACCGATGCGCTCTGGTTTGGGGGGCTCATTGCCTTATCCAGTACCATGGTGATTCTTAAAACACTGATGAGCCAGGGGCGAATGGGCACCCTTTCAAGCAGGGTCATGATCGGCATGTTGATTGTTCAGGATTTGGCAGTTGTTCCTTTGATGATTATCCTGCCTAAGTTAAATCAACTGGAAGCAGGGCTACCCGCACTTGGCTGGGCAGCGATCAAGGCGGCGACATTCCTGTTTCTGATGGTTTTTATAGGAACACGACTTATTCCAAGATTACTGGCCTATATTGCCCGACACAATTCAAGGGAGCTGTTCCTGCTGGCAATCACCGCAATTGGCCTGGGCGTGGGATATGGCACGTATCTATTTGGATTGTCCTTTGCATTTGGTGCGTTTATTGCCGGCATGGTACTCAGCGAATCTGATTATGGCCACCAGGCATTGAGCGATATTATTCCGTTAAGGGATATCTTTGGGTTGCTTTTCTTTGTATCGGTGGGCATGCTCCTGGATCCGGCCTTTTTGGTTAAAAATTGGCAAACAATCCTGATTGTGGTTTTATTAGTCTCTTTAGGCAAGGGGATTATTTTCAGTACATTAAGCCGCATATTCGGCTATAACAACGTCATACCGCTGGCTTTGGGATTGGGCATGTTCCAGGTAGGAGAATTTTCATTTGTGCTGGCCCGGGTTGGCATCAGCACCCATTCAATATCCAATGATCTTTATTCGCTGACGTTGGCAACTGCAATTGTAACTATGTTATTCACGCCGCTTGTTTCGGGATTGACTGCACCATTGTACAGACTGCGAAAGCGTATGTTTAAAAAAGAGCCTGTACAGACCACCAATTTACCTGACACAGGCTTGCGTAACCATGTGGTTATTGCCGGCGGGGGGCGGATTGGCTTTCATGTCGGCGAGATCTTGCAGCGCCTGGATCTGGCCTTTGTCATTATTGAAATTGATTACCGGCGGGTGACCCAGGCCAAGAGCATGGGATTTCCGGTGATTTACGGGGATGTCACCCGGGATGTTGTACTGGAGGCCGCCAAGGTAAAGGAGGCCAATCTTGTGCTCATTACTACCCCCAGAATTGATGTCACCGGAACAGTTTGCAGTCAAATCCGCCAGTTAAACCCTGATGTGAATATTGTGGCAAGGGCCGAAGGGATAGAACAGATGCAGGCCCTGCATGATCAGGGCATACAGGAAGTGGTTCAGCCGGAATTTGAGGCCGGCCTGCAGTTCACCCGCCAGGCCCTGCTGTATTTAAATATTCCGGCCACGGATATCCAGAAATATAGCGATGCGTTTCGCAGGGAATTGTATGCCCCGCTTTTCAAGGCTTCCCAGGGGGCTCAAACCCTGTCTCAACTGCAGAAAGCGTGTGATCTCTTGGAGTTCAGCTGGATAAAACTGGTGGCCGACAGCCCCGTGATAGGCCGGACAATTAAAGAATTGGATCTTCGCACCAAAACCGGGGTGTCCGTGGTTGGCGTGATGCATGACGGTGAGTTGCAACCCAACCCGGATGCGGATTATCAGTTGAAAGCGGGTGAATTAATTGCCGTCATGGGCAATGCCCAGCAACTGGCGGAGTTTCAAACGCTGATTTCGCCTTCACAATAA
- a CDS encoding ABC transporter permease: MQTLRRLTALILKEFLTIMKDPKSRFVVIVPPIIQFFIFSYAATFDLENVRYAVFDECRSVLSRSFLANIEGTGRFKLTGYLENAEQVKEIIDNENARLMIHIGPRFEERLRSGRPAQIQVIGDGRSPNVAMIAIGYLGTIVENFNTSLLEQGIAQGSGPGLALVEQAWFNENLSSRWFMVSALGGVISTVVVMIITSLSVAREREFGTFDQLLVAPFSPVEILVGKSVPGIVFGMLDALIFSGGAVLWFHIPFRGTISALMVSLLCFIITIVGIGLLVSSLSTTMQQGLLGAFLFLMPAITLSGLATPVENMPMWLQQADMLNPVRHIITALRRIFLEGADLATVWPQIWPLLIMACVTLPLAAWLFRRRSV; the protein is encoded by the coding sequence ATGCAGACCCTGAGACGCCTGACCGCCCTGATATTAAAAGAATTTCTCACCATCATGAAGGACCCCAAAAGCCGGTTTGTGGTGATTGTGCCCCCCATTATCCAGTTTTTTATCTTCAGTTATGCCGCCACCTTTGACCTGGAAAATGTCCGGTATGCCGTGTTTGACGAATGCCGGTCTGTGCTGTCCCGGTCATTTCTGGCCAATATTGAAGGCACTGGACGATTCAAGCTCACAGGGTATCTTGAAAATGCCGAACAGGTCAAAGAGATCATTGACAATGAAAACGCCCGGCTGATGATCCATATCGGCCCCCGGTTTGAAGAACGCCTGCGATCCGGCCGACCGGCACAAATTCAGGTCATTGGCGACGGCAGAAGCCCCAATGTGGCCATGATTGCCATTGGATACCTTGGTACAATTGTGGAAAATTTTAATACCAGCCTTTTGGAACAAGGCATAGCCCAGGGCAGCGGGCCTGGGTTGGCCCTGGTGGAACAGGCCTGGTTCAACGAAAACCTGAGCAGCCGATGGTTCATGGTTTCAGCGCTTGGTGGGGTGATCAGCACCGTGGTGGTGATGATTATCACCAGCCTCTCCGTTGCCCGGGAACGGGAGTTCGGCACCTTTGACCAGCTTCTGGTGGCCCCGTTCAGTCCGGTGGAAATTCTGGTGGGCAAATCCGTGCCGGGCATTGTCTTTGGTATGCTGGACGCCCTGATCTTTTCCGGGGGGGCGGTGCTCTGGTTTCACATTCCCTTCCGGGGAACGATCAGTGCCCTCATGGTTTCCCTTTTATGCTTTATCATCACCATTGTGGGCATAGGCCTGCTGGTGTCGTCACTGTCCACCACCATGCAGCAGGGGCTTTTAGGCGCATTTTTGTTCCTGATGCCTGCGATTACGTTGTCCGGGCTTGCCACGCCCGTGGAAAATATGCCCATGTGGCTTCAGCAGGCAGACATGCTCAACCCGGTGCGCCATATCATCACAGCCCTTCGCAGGATCTTTCTTGAGGGTGCGGATCTGGCCACGGTCTGGCCCCAGATTTGGCCGTTATTGATCATGGCGTGTGTCACCCTGCCCCTGGCAGCCTGGTTGTTCAGACGTAGATCGGTGTAA
- a CDS encoding ABC transporter permease has product MTRFFMRLFGVLRKETLQILRDPSSIILALVMPMVLLIIFGYGVSLDAEHVPLVFVNNDKGPMSRELAARFANSANFKIRTAESMAQATALVLARKAEGIILLQNNFTAILEGAAEGTSTGRRAPVQLIINGTDANRARLIQGYVKRIGAKWASMRVARGQTAMEPLVSISQRIWFNEAAISRYFMIPGLIALIMTLIGILLTALVIAREWERGTMEAMLVTPLRKIDILLGKTLPYYFLGMFGMVMSVVVGTTLFGVPFRGSVGALVGLSSLFMLTCLGFGLFLSAAIRIQFVAAQISIVAGFLPAFFISGLIFDLESTPKFIQVISYIFPARYFVTIAHTLFAAGDVWPVLLPNALVLAFMAILFLGLAFRKISKRLE; this is encoded by the coding sequence ATGACCCGATTTTTCATGCGTCTTTTCGGGGTGTTGCGCAAGGAGACCCTCCAGATTTTAAGGGACCCCAGCTCCATTATCCTGGCCCTGGTCATGCCCATGGTGTTGCTGATAATTTTCGGATATGGTGTAAGCCTGGATGCTGAACATGTGCCCTTGGTTTTTGTAAATAATGACAAAGGTCCCATGTCCCGGGAACTTGCAGCACGCTTTGCCAATTCCGCCAATTTCAAAATCAGAACTGCCGAAAGCATGGCCCAGGCAACGGCGCTTGTTCTGGCACGCAAGGCTGAAGGCATTATCCTTTTACAAAATAATTTCACGGCAATTCTTGAAGGCGCGGCTGAAGGGACCAGCACAGGACGCAGGGCCCCGGTCCAGCTGATCATCAACGGCACCGACGCCAACCGCGCCCGGCTCATTCAAGGATATGTGAAACGCATTGGCGCCAAATGGGCATCCATGCGGGTGGCCCGGGGGCAAACCGCCATGGAACCCCTGGTCTCAATATCCCAGCGCATCTGGTTCAATGAGGCCGCCATCAGCCGCTACTTTATGATTCCGGGCCTGATCGCTTTGATCATGACGCTCATCGGCATCCTTCTTACGGCCCTGGTCATTGCCCGGGAGTGGGAGCGCGGCACCATGGAAGCCATGCTGGTGACGCCTTTGCGCAAGATCGACATCCTGTTGGGCAAGACCCTGCCCTACTATTTTCTGGGCATGTTCGGCATGGTCATGTCCGTGGTGGTGGGCACTACCCTTTTCGGGGTGCCTTTCCGGGGTTCCGTGGGTGCGCTTGTGGGCTTAAGTTCCCTGTTCATGCTCACCTGCCTTGGGTTCGGGCTTTTTCTTTCCGCGGCCATCCGTATCCAGTTTGTGGCGGCCCAAATCTCCATTGTGGCGGGTTTTTTACCGGCTTTTTTTATCTCCGGCCTGATCTTTGATCTTGAATCCACACCGAAGTTCATCCAGGTCATCAGCTATATTTTTCCGGCCAGATACTTTGTCACCATCGCCCATACCCTGTTTGCCGCCGGAGATGTCTGGCCCGTACTGCTGCCCAATGCCCTGGTGCTGGCATTCATGGCGATTTTGTTCCTTGGACTGGCATTCCGCAAGATATCAAAGCGACTGGAGTAA
- a CDS encoding ATP-binding cassette domain-containing protein, which translates to MNSSASMALSTKDTGVENTPLMHADRICKTFGTPSGKKIEALEGISLKVVQGRVTGLVGADGAGKTTLIRIAAGLLVPTTGQMTLLGLDSVDHSLEIQSRVGYMPQKFGLYQDLTVIENLRLYADLQGVALKARPARFDKLLTMTDLTPYTKRRAGALSGGMKQKLGLACALVKSPELLLLDEPTVGVDPVSRRELWKIVYDLVENDRIGVLVSTAYLDEAQRCDQVKVLHQGRLLAQGSPDSFTAGMTGRVFLAAPDEQMRARQIYTRLAGQEGIADATIRSGRVRVVLDSALSPENDNTSDTGKQKIANLLNRPTDTITTADPAFEDAFMALIPRGDAQLHTPSSDQTTPWVPEQSSGDDAAVITNNLCKKFGDFTAVSDLTLDVRQGEIFGLLGPNGAGKSTTFRMLCGLLPATSGDIRVAGRNLRRSRAKARARLGYMAQQFSLYGQLSVKENFKFFGRAYGLSGKHLKNRMAWAFDEFGLDAWQDKAAGELPGGYKQRLSMATALLHEPDILFLDEPTSGVDPFARREFWLRINGFAEQGVTVIVTTHFMEEAEYCDRMVIISRGKTLAMGTPGEIRSLARTPETPDPTMDDAFIALSQGDRS; encoded by the coding sequence ATGAACAGCAGCGCAAGCATGGCATTATCAACAAAAGACACGGGTGTTGAAAATACGCCCCTGATGCATGCAGACCGCATATGCAAAACCTTTGGCACCCCAAGCGGTAAAAAAATCGAAGCCCTGGAAGGCATCAGCCTCAAAGTTGTCCAGGGCCGGGTAACCGGCCTTGTGGGGGCCGACGGTGCGGGAAAAACCACACTCATCCGCATTGCCGCAGGGCTTTTAGTGCCCACGACCGGACAGATGACCCTGCTGGGCCTGGACAGCGTGGACCACAGTCTGGAAATCCAGAGCCGTGTGGGGTATATGCCCCAGAAGTTTGGTTTGTACCAGGACCTGACCGTGATCGAAAATCTAAGGCTTTATGCGGACCTCCAGGGGGTTGCCCTCAAAGCGCGGCCCGCCCGCTTTGACAAACTGCTGACCATGACCGATCTTACCCCGTATACAAAAAGACGGGCAGGCGCCCTTTCCGGCGGCATGAAGCAGAAACTGGGCCTGGCCTGTGCCCTGGTGAAATCCCCTGAATTACTCCTTCTGGACGAACCCACCGTGGGCGTAGACCCGGTGTCCCGGCGGGAGCTTTGGAAAATCGTTTATGACCTGGTGGAAAATGACAGGATCGGGGTTCTGGTCTCCACAGCCTACCTGGATGAGGCACAACGCTGCGACCAGGTCAAGGTGCTGCACCAGGGGCGCCTTTTGGCCCAGGGCAGTCCGGACAGCTTTACCGCCGGAATGACGGGCCGGGTCTTCCTGGCCGCCCCGGATGAACAGATGCGGGCCAGGCAAATTTACACCCGGCTGGCCGGACAGGAAGGCATTGCAGACGCCACAATCCGGTCTGGCCGGGTGCGGGTGGTGCTTGACAGCGCGTTATCCCCGGAAAACGACAACACTTCGGATACCGGAAAACAGAAAATTGCAAACCTGCTGAACCGACCGACCGACACAATAACAACAGCAGACCCGGCCTTTGAAGATGCGTTTATGGCCCTGATCCCAAGGGGCGATGCCCAGCTTCATACGCCATCTTCAGATCAGACAACGCCATGGGTCCCGGAGCAGTCATCCGGGGATGATGCGGCCGTAATAACAAATAATTTATGCAAAAAATTTGGCGATTTTACGGCGGTTTCCGACCTCACCCTTGATGTCCGCCAAGGTGAAATCTTTGGATTATTGGGTCCCAACGGCGCCGGCAAAAGCACCACATTTCGTATGCTGTGCGGGCTTTTACCCGCCACATCCGGGGACATCCGGGTGGCGGGCCGCAATCTGCGGCGATCCCGTGCCAAGGCCAGGGCACGCCTGGGATATATGGCCCAGCAATTCTCACTTTACGGCCAACTCAGTGTGAAGGAAAACTTTAAATTTTTCGGCAGGGCATACGGCCTTTCCGGCAAACACCTCAAAAACAGAATGGCCTGGGCCTTTGATGAATTCGGGCTGGACGCCTGGCAGGACAAAGCGGCCGGTGAGCTTCCCGGCGGGTACAAACAACGTCTTTCCATGGCCACAGCCCTGCTCCACGAACCGGACATATTGTTTTTAGATGAACCCACCTCCGGGGTGGACCCCTTTGCCCGCCGGGAATTCTGGCTGCGTATCAACGGGTTTGCCGAACAGGGGGTGACCGTCATCGTCACCACCCATTTTATGGAAGAAGCGGAATACTGCGACCGCATGGTGATCATCAGCCGGGGCAAAACCCTGGCCATGGGCACGCCGGGGGAAATCCGCAGCCTGGCCCGGACACCTGAGACCCCGGACCCTACCATGGATGATGCCTTTATCGCCCTTTCACAAGGAGACCGGTCATGA
- a CDS encoding efflux RND transporter periplasmic adaptor subunit yields the protein MKKAFPVIILILAVAGAYIYWQEQNKKQDENTGIFKIYGTVDIRDASLAFTEQERIEVVLVEEGMRVKKGQVLARLRTAKLDAAIKELQARIAAQQETVAKLEAGSRSQEIDQARAEVRAAKARVANISRTVKRLKATSQSGATSIQNYDDAKAQLTVEQAQLDADRKALDLLIEGPRKEDIAAARNQLDALGASLDQLQVRLSDMTLTAPADGIIQSRILEQGELAGPSKPAFVLALYDPKWVRAYVPEPMLGKINLGMTAQIFTDSLPGQSLDGWVGFISPVAEFTPRAVATEDLRTQLVYETRVFVKDPKDILRLGTPVTVAINENQTQDRPAE from the coding sequence ATGAAAAAAGCATTCCCTGTCATCATACTGATCCTTGCAGTAGCCGGTGCTTACATCTATTGGCAGGAACAGAACAAAAAACAGGATGAAAATACCGGCATCTTCAAAATTTACGGCACCGTTGATATACGCGATGCATCCCTTGCGTTCACGGAACAGGAACGGATTGAAGTGGTTCTGGTCGAAGAGGGCATGCGTGTAAAAAAAGGCCAGGTACTGGCAAGACTTCGCACGGCAAAACTTGATGCCGCCATCAAGGAACTGCAGGCCCGAATCGCGGCCCAGCAGGAGACCGTGGCCAAGCTGGAAGCAGGCAGCCGTTCCCAGGAGATCGACCAGGCCAGGGCCGAAGTGCGGGCCGCCAAAGCCCGGGTGGCAAATATCTCCCGCACGGTAAAACGACTCAAGGCCACCTCCCAGTCCGGGGCCACCAGCATTCAGAACTATGATGATGCAAAAGCACAACTAACGGTCGAACAAGCCCAGCTGGATGCCGACCGCAAAGCTTTGGATCTGCTCATCGAAGGTCCGCGCAAAGAGGATATCGCCGCGGCCCGCAACCAGCTTGATGCGCTTGGGGCAAGTCTTGACCAGCTTCAGGTACGTCTGTCCGATATGACCCTGACCGCCCCTGCCGACGGTATCATCCAGTCGAGAATTCTGGAACAGGGGGAACTTGCAGGGCCTTCCAAGCCCGCTTTTGTCCTGGCGCTTTATGACCCCAAATGGGTGCGGGCATACGTCCCCGAGCCCATGCTGGGAAAAATCAATCTGGGCATGACCGCCCAAATTTTCACGGACTCTTTACCCGGGCAGTCCCTGGACGGATGGGTGGGCTTTATTTCACCCGTGGCGGAATTTACCCCCCGGGCCGTGGCCACCGAAGACCTGCGCACCCAGCTGGTATACGAAACCCGGGTTTTTGTAAAAGATCCAAAGGATATTTTACGTCTGGGTACACCCGTAACCGTGGCCATTAATGAAAATCAAACCCAAGACAGACCTGCGGAGTGA